The DNA sequence GAAAGTTTAGCTTTTACAAGCCCTTACAATATAGATAGGATTTTCTCCCTTAAAAAGACCTGCCCTTCCCATTGAGGCGGTTTGAATAAGATCGGCCTCAATTTCTGTATATCCGTATTTTGGGAGGAGTTCTAAAAATTCGTTTAAATTTTTTATAAGAATAAAATTAGCACAAATTATTCCTCCTTTTTTTAAGTGGCCTTCCAGATAGTCAAAAATATTTTTTAACTCGCCGCCGCTTCCGCCTATAAAACACTTATCAAACTGTAAGTCCTTATATTCGGCCGATAAAAGAGCTTCGGGTGCTTTCCCTAAAATAAGATTTATTTTAACTCCGAATTTTTTTGCGTTTTCTTTTATGAGTGCGTAAGCCGTTTTATCGAATTCAACTGTTGAAACTTCTGCTCCCTGTAAGGCAGCCTCAATTGAAACGGAACCCGTGCCTCCGCCGATATCCAAAAACTTATCTCCTTTTTTTATTTGAAGATGAGCGATAGACAGGCTTCGTATGTTGAACTTGGTCATCGGCACTTCGCCTCTGATAAATTCGGAATCTTTAATATTTTTCATTTTGAACCAATACCGTATTTAAAAAAGATTTTACTATAATTTTATCGCCTATGGTATATTCTTCAATCGATTCATCCGGATATGAAAGATTATAGCCTACAAAAAGTCTTCCTTTAAAGCCTTCTTCTTTTAGTCTTGCCGAAATTATGTCGGGATTGTTTGTCTTATCGGTAAGAATAAAAAAGCTATCCTTGCTGTGCATTTCCGTAAAGTCTGTTTCTCTTCCGTGAAAGGAATAAAAGGGCAGGGTCTGCCACTGTTTTTGAATTTTGGCCATAAAATATTGCATTGAAGATATGCCGGTTATTACTTTTTCTATTTTTATGTTTTTATTTTTGATGAATTCGGTAATTCCGAAAAAACAGGGGTCGCCTGAGGCAAGGACTAAAACCTTTTTTGTCTCTATAGGTAGATCAAGAATTTCGGAGATTCCCTTTAGAGTTTTTACGTCATTCCTTATCGGTTTGACATCGGAAGCTATACGCTCAAAGCCTGCAACTATATCCGCATCCTTGATTGCTCGTATAGCCTCTTGGGTTAAAAGTTCTATATTTCCGGGCCCTGCTCCGGCGACCGTTAAAGGCATAATTTACTTTGAGGCTACAGCTTTTAGGGCCTTATCAAAAAGTTTTTCAAAGCCTTCCTTACTTAAACTTCCAAGGTGAAGTGTACCGGGGATAAGTTGTCCCTTTTTGTTTACCATAAAGCTTGTAGGAAAACCTGCAACCTGTTCGTATATGGGCAGAAAGCTGTCAACAGTTACAAGTGCCTTAAAGGTGCATCCTGCATCTTTCCATATTTCTTTGGCTAATGCCAGAGTTTCGGCATCGCCTTCAGGAAGGTCGGCTGTAAGGCCAATAACGTTTACTTTTTTATCGGCATAAGCTTTATAAGCGGCCTCCAAATGAGGTAATTCGGTTTTGCAAGGGCCGCAAAATGTTCCCCAAATATTTACCAATGTAACATCGTAGTTTTCAAAAATTTCGCTGGTAACCGTATTTCCGTCAAGATCCTTTGTTGAAAACGTAAGACGGTTTTCACTAGCGCTTAAAATTTTTGATTCCGATGCTGTTGCAACTTCTTTTGCAGTTAAAGGTTTTTCTGCTTCTGCATTGCCCTGTGTTTCGTTTTTTGTGCACGAAGCAAATAAAATACCCGCAAAGATTGCAGTCAGTACATAAAAATGTAACTTCTTCATTTGTAAACTCCTATAGTTTAAAATAATTCTAAAATTTCCTAGTCAATATACTTACTACTTACGGAATAATCAAGGGTTTTGAGAAAATTTATTATAGAAATTTTCAAAACCGAAAATTATTCAATCGGAAAATCTCCCTGTACCCTAAAAATTAAAAGCTGAATTAAAGATTTTCAATTTCTTCACGGCTTAAGCCTGTTCCTTGGGCTATTTTAGCAATGTCAACTCCTAATCGCTTAAAAGCCGCTGCCGTTTCAAGTTTATTTTGGTAAGCACCCTCAGCAAATGCTATTTCTCTCTCCTCAGCTCGTTGTACTGCTATATCTGTTTCATAATCATATTCGGCTAATAACATATTTAATACCTCCTTAGTCTTGCGTTTTAGATATTCACGCAAAATGTCGTTTGATATACATTCTTCAACGGCTTTTTCAAAACCGTTTTGAGTATCTATTTCTTTCCATTTCCTTACCGTTTCCACAAATATACTGTATTCCTGCATTGTTTTGCATTTTTCCAATATAGGATGACGGTTTTGTCTGTTTATGTTTATTACTTTAACGCTCAATTCAAGATTAGGTTGCTCGTTTTGTTCTATAAAAGCATCTGAGAGTTTAAGAGTTTTATCACAAGGAAATGGTTCTTCGCCATTGTAAAATACATAAAATTCCGGTGTCGGAATTTTTAATAGTTTACGGCTATATTTTTCTTTTGATTCAAAAAGAGTTTCATATAATCGGCTGACATATTCAAGACAACGTAAAGGCATATTTGGGTTAATAGTTGACTGATGTTCTGCAAGAACTATGATTTTATTATCTACAAGGTAAGAAACATCATTATAAAACGTCATATAAAGAACCTGATCAAGTCTAATATTTTTTAGCTGTTCTGTGTCTTTAAGTGCAGTATTATGCAAAGCATTGTAAAGCGATAAAAAATTTTCTTTTGCTTTTTCATCTTCACTGAAAAGGTCAACAAAGACAGAATCTTTATAGTTGCGTTTATTTTTACTCATTTTTCTCTTCCATCCTTACAGTTTATTATACCACAGTAGAGACAGTTTTTCAA is a window from the Treponema denticola genome containing:
- the cbiT gene encoding precorrin-6Y C5,15-methyltransferase (decarboxylating) subunit CbiT; this translates as MKNIKDSEFIRGEVPMTKFNIRSLSIAHLQIKKGDKFLDIGGGTGSVSIEAALQGAEVSTVEFDKTAYALIKENAKKFGVKINLILGKAPEALLSAEYKDLQFDKCFIGGSGGELKNIFDYLEGHLKKGGIICANFILIKNLNEFLELLPKYGYTEIEADLIQTASMGRAGLFKGENPIYIVRACKS
- the cbiE gene encoding precorrin-6y C5,15-methyltransferase (decarboxylating) subunit CbiE gives rise to the protein MPLTVAGAGPGNIELLTQEAIRAIKDADIVAGFERIASDVKPIRNDVKTLKGISEILDLPIETKKVLVLASGDPCFFGITEFIKNKNIKIEKVITGISSMQYFMAKIQKQWQTLPFYSFHGRETDFTEMHSKDSFFILTDKTNNPDIISARLKEEGFKGRLFVGYNLSYPDESIEEYTIGDKIIVKSFLNTVLVQNEKY
- a CDS encoding TlpA family protein disulfide reductase, with translation MKKLHFYVLTAIFAGILFASCTKNETQGNAEAEKPLTAKEVATASESKILSASENRLTFSTKDLDGNTVTSEIFENYDVTLVNIWGTFCGPCKTELPHLEAAYKAYADKKVNVIGLTADLPEGDAETLALAKEIWKDAGCTFKALVTVDSFLPIYEQVAGFPTSFMVNKKGQLIPGTLHLGSLSKEGFEKLFDKALKAVASK
- a CDS encoding Rpn family recombination-promoting nuclease/putative transposase, with amino-acid sequence MSKNKRNYKDSVFVDLFSEDEKAKENFLSLYNALHNTALKDTEQLKNIRLDQVLYMTFYNDVSYLVDNKIIVLAEHQSTINPNMPLRCLEYVSRLYETLFESKEKYSRKLLKIPTPEFYVFYNGEEPFPCDKTLKLSDAFIEQNEQPNLELSVKVININRQNRHPILEKCKTMQEYSIFVETVRKWKEIDTQNGFEKAVEECISNDILREYLKRKTKEVLNMLLAEYDYETDIAVQRAEEREIAFAEGAYQNKLETAAAFKRLGVDIAKIAQGTGLSREEIENL